One genomic segment of Deltaproteobacteria bacterium includes these proteins:
- the ybgF gene encoding tol-pal system protein YbgF, whose product MKRRDIALLLCLGVLGISAGGCSLTESGAFVRLQEEVETVKKEVAAVKSSATSSPASGRIDAGELQAVRKNVADLTASYDQVKSDMVAATTRADETKVQMQKENAAVNDRLNEQGQTIQALRGKLAKLEELEKRLAAVEEKTEKLAAASPLPVATPVTTPQDWKSPEEMYDYALGLVKRGESRKGRELLTTFAAKYPDHKLMPNVLYWKGESFYAEKDFESAILSFQDVIDKHPAGDKAPDSMYKQGLSFLGLKDKKNARIVLELLVSKHPRSPAAALARQKLAELK is encoded by the coding sequence ATGAAGCGACGCGACATCGCGCTGCTGCTGTGCCTGGGAGTCCTCGGGATTTCGGCGGGCGGCTGCTCCCTCACGGAATCGGGGGCGTTCGTCCGTCTCCAGGAGGAAGTCGAAACGGTGAAGAAGGAGGTTGCGGCGGTAAAATCCTCCGCAACCTCCTCTCCCGCTTCCGGCCGCATCGACGCCGGGGAGCTCCAGGCGGTTCGGAAGAACGTCGCGGACCTCACTGCTTCCTACGACCAGGTCAAATCCGACATGGTCGCAGCCACGACGCGCGCAGACGAGACGAAAGTTCAGATGCAGAAAGAGAACGCGGCGGTGAACGACCGGTTGAACGAGCAGGGCCAGACGATCCAGGCACTGCGCGGGAAGCTCGCGAAGCTCGAAGAGTTAGAGAAGCGCCTTGCAGCGGTCGAGGAAAAAACGGAAAAGCTTGCGGCCGCGTCACCCCTGCCGGTGGCGACGCCGGTTACCACCCCGCAGGACTGGAAAAGCCCGGAGGAGATGTACGATTACGCCCTGGGACTCGTCAAGAGGGGAGAGTCCCGCAAGGGGCGCGAACTCCTCACAACCTTCGCTGCGAAGTATCCGGACCACAAGCTGATGCCGAACGTCCTCTACTGGAAGGGTGAATCTTTCTACGCGGAAAAGGATTTCGAGAGCGCCATCCTTTCCTTCCAGGACGTGATAGACAAGCACCCTGCCGGGGACAAGGCACCGGACTCCATGTACAAGCAGGGGCTCTCATTCCTCGGGCTGAAGGACAAGAAGAACGCCCGCATCGTTTTGGAGCTTCTCGTGTCGAAACATCCCCGTTCTCCCGCCGCTGCGCTGGCGCGCCAGAAACTGGCCGAGTTGAAATGA
- the pal gene encoding peptidoglycan-associated lipoprotein Pal gives MSKGRGLAWCVLVLAVALVFSFGCTKKQAVKPSETQPAAAGAGKEAPGKGIATEEMKPAATAPADEKKLAASEAGAAVTEEKPSPFADIRFDFDKSFIRDDAKPTLAKVAEYIKKNKGAKILVEGHCDERGTSEYNMALGDRRAASAKKYLESLGVPAASLSTISFGKEKPVDPGHTEEAWAKNRRDHFVLK, from the coding sequence ATGAGCAAGGGGAGGGGTCTGGCGTGGTGCGTGCTGGTTCTCGCGGTAGCGTTGGTCTTTTCATTTGGGTGCACGAAAAAGCAGGCGGTGAAACCCTCGGAAACGCAGCCTGCGGCGGCCGGGGCGGGTAAGGAAGCGCCGGGCAAAGGGATCGCCACGGAAGAAATGAAGCCCGCGGCCACGGCTCCGGCAGATGAAAAGAAGCTTGCCGCTTCCGAGGCCGGTGCGGCAGTCACTGAGGAAAAACCGTCACCGTTCGCGGACATCCGTTTTGATTTCGACAAGTCGTTCATACGGGACGACGCAAAGCCGACTTTGGCGAAAGTTGCGGAGTACATTAAGAAGAACAAGGGCGCGAAGATCCTTGTCGAGGGGCATTGCGATGAGCGCGGAACGTCCGAGTACAACATGGCTCTCGGCGACCGCCGCGCCGCCAGCGCGAAAAAATATCTCGAGTCCCTTGGCGTTCCCGCGGCCTCCCTTTCCACGATCAGCTTCGGCAAGGAGAAGCCGGTGGATCCGGGGCACACCGAGGAAGCGTGGGCGAAGAACCGCCGGGATCACTTCGTCCTGAAATAG
- the metH gene encoding methionine synthase has product MDPHKEKIIVFDGACGTNLQRMRLPASAWGRHEGCNEYLNLSAPEAISELHGSFLEAGATAVETNTFGANDIVLAEYGLSERVEEINAAAVECARAAVRKHGAGAWIAGAVGPTTKLPSLGHITFDEMAKAYARQIRALTEAGVDLILIETCQDLMQIKIALVACFDTLERLGKNLPVMVSMTVESTGTMLVGTDVAAAAAAIEPFPVFSLGLNCATGPEGMKSHVRYLARHWPGRISCLPNAGMPEVVGGKTVYPLAPEDFAARMKEFVVEEGVSIVGGCCGTTPDHIRRLAESLSGAHPAERNPQWPPSLSSLYQSVEIRQEIAPLLIGERANANGSRRFRELLLADDYQGCLKAGLEQQEDGAHAVDLCAAYAGRDEKADLVALTRLFAKSIKIPLVIDSTSPDCIEAVLRTHPGRCLINSVNLEDGGKNMERICLLAKKYGAAVIALTIGEKGMAMTVEEKVAVAREIHDLAVGRYGLRPSDLLFDVLTFTVGSGDPSLAGAAEATLAAVRQVKAELPGVFTSLGVSNVSFGLSPRSRRFLNSVFLHEAVEAGLDAAIVDAAKILPFARIPEEDRRVCLDLIYNRRSDPETSPLSSFIAHFSDREAEAPKPGGREAAALPPEEFLAEKVVTGDKTGLEDLLEILLTRRPAQAIIGQLLVPAMRRVGDLFGRGEMLLPFVLQSAEVVRECVKRLEPRLAGGEKDAGKRMLLATVAGDVHDIGKNLVDILLTNNGYKVYNLGIKVPAETVIEKAREYAVDAIGLSGLLVKSAIVMQESMPQYAAAGLSVPILLGGAALTEKFVAECCVPGYTGPVVYCADAFAGLSAMRALEKGPLSSTVFRAGTGAQAATPGPKGERIFRDNPAPTPPFLGARRVAEIDVAALFPYMNEQALFRGRWGYRRGKLSAEEYDRLVTEKVRPLYEALKRRCVEEGLLCPKAAYGYFRCFSEGDTLVVEDAGKRHLFPFPRQAAPPHLCIADYFKPNKEGGDVVAFFVVTVGERIGEAAHELFSADRYHDYLMLHAFGVEAADALAEYWHERIRAELGIGGRKPSGPAGYIVQEYQGSRYGFGYPSCPDLSAHKGVFDLLDPGAIGVTLTETMEMVPEHTTSAIIAHHPQAKYFAV; this is encoded by the coding sequence GTGGATCCGCACAAGGAAAAGATAATCGTTTTCGACGGGGCTTGCGGCACGAACCTGCAGCGCATGCGCCTGCCGGCGTCCGCCTGGGGGCGACACGAAGGGTGCAATGAATACCTGAACCTTTCCGCGCCCGAGGCTATATCCGAGCTGCACGGCTCCTTCCTCGAAGCGGGCGCCACCGCAGTGGAAACGAACACGTTCGGAGCCAACGATATCGTCTTGGCCGAGTACGGCCTTTCAGAGCGCGTCGAGGAGATAAACGCGGCGGCGGTGGAATGCGCGAGGGCTGCCGTCCGGAAACACGGCGCGGGCGCCTGGATCGCGGGGGCGGTCGGCCCGACGACGAAGCTGCCGTCCCTCGGCCACATCACATTCGACGAGATGGCGAAAGCCTACGCCCGGCAGATCAGGGCGCTGACCGAGGCAGGGGTGGACCTGATCCTGATAGAGACGTGCCAGGATCTTATGCAGATCAAGATCGCGCTGGTCGCCTGTTTCGATACGCTGGAGCGGCTGGGGAAAAATCTCCCCGTGATGGTATCCATGACGGTGGAAAGCACAGGCACGATGCTCGTCGGAACCGACGTGGCGGCAGCGGCGGCAGCGATCGAGCCTTTCCCCGTCTTCTCGCTGGGCTTGAACTGCGCAACAGGGCCGGAGGGGATGAAGTCGCACGTCCGCTACCTGGCCCGTCACTGGCCCGGCAGGATCTCGTGCCTTCCCAACGCGGGGATGCCCGAGGTTGTCGGCGGGAAGACCGTATACCCTCTCGCGCCGGAAGATTTCGCCGCCCGCATGAAGGAGTTCGTCGTCGAGGAAGGGGTGAGCATCGTCGGCGGCTGCTGCGGCACCACGCCGGATCACATCCGCCGCCTGGCGGAAAGTCTCTCGGGAGCCCATCCCGCGGAACGAAATCCGCAATGGCCCCCATCCCTTTCAAGCCTGTACCAGTCCGTCGAAATCCGGCAGGAGATCGCGCCGCTCCTGATCGGCGAACGGGCGAACGCCAACGGCTCGCGCCGTTTCCGCGAGCTGCTTCTCGCGGACGACTACCAGGGGTGCCTGAAAGCCGGTCTGGAACAGCAGGAGGACGGCGCACACGCCGTCGACCTCTGCGCCGCATACGCGGGCCGTGACGAGAAGGCGGACCTCGTCGCACTGACACGCCTCTTCGCGAAGTCGATCAAGATTCCGCTTGTGATCGACTCGACCTCTCCCGATTGCATCGAGGCTGTCCTTCGGACGCATCCAGGCCGCTGTCTCATCAATTCCGTCAATCTCGAGGACGGCGGGAAAAACATGGAGCGCATCTGCCTTCTCGCGAAAAAATACGGGGCGGCGGTCATCGCGTTGACCATCGGCGAGAAGGGGATGGCGATGACCGTCGAGGAGAAGGTCGCCGTCGCCCGCGAAATCCACGACCTGGCGGTCGGGCGTTATGGGCTCCGGCCGTCCGACCTCCTTTTCGACGTCCTGACGTTTACCGTCGGCTCGGGGGATCCGTCGCTGGCCGGGGCCGCGGAAGCGACGCTGGCTGCCGTCAGGCAGGTCAAGGCGGAACTGCCGGGGGTGTTCACGAGCCTGGGGGTGAGCAACGTTTCCTTCGGCCTTTCCCCCCGCTCCCGCCGGTTCCTCAACTCCGTGTTCCTCCACGAGGCGGTGGAGGCGGGGCTGGACGCCGCCATCGTCGACGCGGCGAAGATCCTTCCTTTCGCCCGTATACCGGAAGAGGACCGCCGGGTCTGCCTGGACCTCATCTACAACCGGCGAAGCGATCCGGAGACGTCTCCACTTTCTTCCTTCATCGCGCACTTTTCCGACAGGGAAGCGGAAGCGCCGAAACCGGGCGGGCGGGAGGCGGCCGCCCTGCCCCCGGAGGAGTTTCTCGCGGAAAAAGTGGTCACAGGCGACAAAACCGGGCTGGAGGACCTGCTGGAGATCCTCCTGACCCGGCGTCCCGCGCAGGCGATCATCGGCCAGCTCCTGGTGCCGGCCATGCGGCGGGTGGGCGACCTGTTCGGACGAGGGGAGATGCTCCTGCCGTTCGTCCTCCAGTCCGCCGAGGTCGTGCGGGAATGCGTGAAACGGCTGGAGCCGCGGCTGGCCGGCGGGGAGAAAGATGCCGGGAAAAGGATGCTGCTGGCGACCGTCGCGGGGGACGTCCACGATATCGGAAAGAACCTCGTGGACATCCTCCTCACCAACAACGGGTATAAGGTCTACAACCTCGGGATCAAGGTCCCCGCGGAGACGGTCATCGAAAAGGCCCGCGAATACGCTGTTGACGCCATCGGGCTCAGCGGCCTGCTCGTCAAGTCGGCGATCGTCATGCAGGAAAGCATGCCGCAGTACGCGGCTGCGGGTCTTTCCGTCCCGATCCTGCTGGGGGGAGCCGCATTGACGGAAAAATTCGTGGCGGAATGCTGCGTTCCAGGCTACACCGGTCCGGTCGTGTACTGCGCCGACGCCTTCGCGGGGCTGTCGGCGATGCGCGCGCTGGAAAAGGGCCCCCTCTCCTCCACGGTGTTCCGCGCGGGGACAGGCGCGCAGGCGGCGACGCCCGGCCCGAAGGGGGAGCGCATCTTCCGCGACAATCCGGCGCCGACTCCTCCCTTCCTGGGCGCCCGACGTGTCGCTGAAATCGACGTGGCAGCCCTGTTCCCGTACATGAACGAGCAGGCGCTTTTCCGCGGGCGGTGGGGGTACCGGCGGGGAAAACTTTCCGCGGAGGAGTACGACCGGCTCGTCACGGAGAAGGTAAGGCCGCTTTACGAAGCCTTGAAGCGCCGCTGCGTCGAGGAAGGGTTGCTATGCCCGAAGGCGGCCTACGGCTACTTCCGCTGCTTCTCGGAAGGGGATACGCTCGTCGTCGAGGACGCGGGGAAGAGGCACTTGTTCCCGTTCCCCCGGCAGGCCGCCCCTCCGCACCTTTGCATCGCAGATTACTTCAAGCCGAATAAGGAAGGAGGGGACGTCGTCGCATTTTTCGTCGTGACAGTCGGGGAGAGAATCGGCGAGGCCGCCCACGAACTCTTCTCCGCGGACCGCTACCATGATTACCTCATGCTGCACGCCTTCGGCGTGGAAGCGGCCGACGCCCTCGCGGAATACTGGCACGAGAGGATCAGGGCGGAGCTCGGCATCGGCGGGCGTAAGCCCTCGGGGCCGGCCGGCTACATCGTGCAGGAGTACCAGGGCTCACGCTATGGATTCGGCTACCCGTCCTGCCCGGACCTGTCTGCCCACAAGGGAGTGTTCGATCTGCTCGATCCGGGAGCGATCGGCGTCACGCTGACGGAAACGATGGAGATGGTGCCGGAGCATACGACGTCGGCGATCATCGCCCATCATCCCCAGGCCAAGTACTTCGCCGTTTAG
- a CDS encoding cell envelope integrity protein TolA: protein MRPLAMEPGVHLFRRMLALSGVFHALTFLLGVLWLSFSAPPLLVAPVTVVDLIGGGQLAGSERSEPPSTPAVSRSQNNAGNKGKAARETKREKRERLKREMREKRAARLEAARPREVSPSDSRAFSEIIRRMREEKASKTQVRDAVDTIRRETDVRAAVKRIGERVGHRVDLSAVRSAGKGTGQRPPAGLPGASGTTQVAPEILAYARALDEKVRANWTVPELAEKVAKTLMVQVRITIEKDGAVSNVRMEKVSGNSYFDDSVERAIRKASPLPVPPEQLRGGEDHYEVGFRFYGGGEQ from the coding sequence TTGCGCCCTCTGGCCATGGAGCCTGGGGTCCATCTCTTCCGGAGGATGCTGGCCCTCTCGGGGGTCTTCCACGCGTTGACGTTTCTGCTCGGCGTACTGTGGCTGAGCTTCAGCGCTCCCCCTCTTCTCGTCGCACCCGTCACGGTCGTCGATCTTATCGGCGGCGGCCAGCTTGCGGGGTCCGAAAGGTCGGAGCCTCCTTCGACCCCGGCCGTCTCGCGCTCGCAGAATAACGCGGGGAATAAAGGCAAGGCGGCACGCGAGACGAAGCGGGAGAAGCGTGAGCGGCTGAAACGGGAGATGAGGGAGAAACGCGCAGCACGCCTGGAAGCGGCAAGGCCCCGGGAAGTGTCTCCTTCCGACTCCCGGGCGTTTTCCGAGATAATCCGCAGGATGAGGGAAGAGAAGGCATCGAAGACCCAGGTGCGCGATGCGGTGGATACGATACGGCGGGAAACGGATGTCCGGGCCGCCGTCAAGAGAATAGGCGAGCGGGTGGGGCACCGGGTCGACCTGTCGGCCGTACGGTCCGCAGGGAAGGGAACCGGGCAACGACCGCCGGCCGGGTTGCCCGGAGCGTCGGGCACGACGCAGGTGGCGCCCGAGATCCTGGCTTACGCACGGGCGCTGGATGAAAAGGTCCGTGCGAACTGGACCGTCCCTGAGCTGGCGGAGAAAGTCGCGAAGACGTTGATGGTGCAAGTTCGGATCACGATCGAAAAGGATGGGGCGGTGTCCAACGTGCGCATGGAAAAGGTATCGGGCAACTCCTACTTCGACGATTCCGTCGAACGGGCCATCAGAAAGGCAAGCCCGCTTCCCGTTCCGCCGGAACAGCTCCGCGGAGGGGAGGACCATTACGAAGTGGGATTCCGGTTCTACGGGGGCGGGGAGCAGTGA
- a CDS encoding transcriptional repressor: protein MGWCPVKKSRNTRQRAVILDILQKTAPSHPTADMIYREARKALPNISLGTVYRNLNFLREQGQVREIRSNNESSSRFECDCPPHAHFHCTRCHTVRDVPLPDFLLSVRWDSGTEISSVNSMELHILGACSECGTH from the coding sequence ATGGGGTGGTGTCCTGTGAAAAAATCGCGGAATACCCGTCAGCGCGCTGTTATCCTCGACATTCTGCAGAAAACCGCACCGAGTCACCCCACGGCCGATATGATTTATCGGGAGGCGCGCAAGGCGCTCCCCAATATCAGCCTGGGGACCGTCTACCGGAACCTGAACTTCCTCCGGGAACAAGGTCAGGTCCGCGAGATCCGCTCGAACAACGAGTCTTCTTCTCGATTCGAGTGCGACTGTCCGCCTCACGCCCATTTTCACTGCACCCGCTGCCACACGGTGCGGGACGTCCCGCTTCCGGACTTCCTCCTTAGCGTCCGGTGGGACAGCGGAACCGAGATCTCTTCGGTCAATTCCATGGAGCTTCATATCCTGGGCGCCTGCAGCGAGTGCGGGACGCATTAA
- the tolR gene encoding protein TolR: MAISSGNGGDRRMMSEINVTPLVDVMLVLLIIFMVTAPMLTQGVDVNLPQADAKALRAEEERLVVTVDMYSRIYIGKQPVEFNRLSPALKAIVAARADRQVYFRADRAVPYGFVVKVISEVRNAGIEKLGMVTEPLER; the protein is encoded by the coding sequence ATGGCCATTTCTTCGGGAAACGGCGGAGACCGCCGGATGATGTCGGAGATCAACGTCACGCCCCTCGTGGACGTGATGCTGGTTCTCCTCATAATTTTCATGGTGACCGCCCCCATGCTGACCCAGGGCGTGGACGTCAATCTTCCCCAGGCCGACGCCAAGGCGCTGCGCGCCGAGGAGGAACGGCTGGTGGTAACGGTGGACATGTACAGCAGGATCTACATAGGCAAACAGCCGGTGGAATTCAACCGCCTCAGCCCGGCGCTGAAGGCCATCGTGGCGGCTCGCGCAGACCGTCAGGTCTATTTCCGCGCGGATCGGGCCGTCCCCTACGGATTCGTCGTGAAGGTCATCTCGGAGGTACGCAACGCAGGGATCGAAAAGCTGGGGATGGTCACCGAGCCGCTGGAGCGGTAG
- the tolB gene encoding Tol-Pal system beta propeller repeat protein TolB: protein MLLFALAVLLSPATAAAIFYIDINAPGGKRMPVALPPFVVESGDKSLSEEIPKVIGGDLAMTALFQVISSDAYLEKIVPDHFGSKPLSLPDWKLIGAEAVVIGKVEMRGKQMAVEMRLYDSTLGKLMAGRRYTGSPHLFRKMAHRFANEILYAFTGVRGIFDTEIAFSATPEKGRGKEIYAVGLDGADLRKITQNRSYNLFPRWSPDGGTLAYTSLKTGTPVIYLRDLEQGSEKAVVQFGNTKSPGCFSPDGNSLFVSVSVKGDTDIYRVRLGNISHEKIVEGYGIEISPSVSPDGKKMAFVSSRSGSPQVYVRDIGSSNDHRISHAGSYSTSPCWSPMGDRIAFTSMAGGKFSIYTVRPDGSDQQLLVSGDGDCADPSYSPDGRYVVYSFQKKGYSTVKIISADGRWGKTLVSGLSGAGSPAWSPRR from the coding sequence TTGCTCCTGTTCGCGCTGGCTGTCCTTCTTTCTCCTGCGACGGCCGCCGCCATATTCTACATCGACATCAACGCCCCCGGCGGAAAGCGGATGCCTGTGGCGCTTCCGCCATTCGTCGTCGAGAGCGGCGACAAGTCCCTTTCTGAGGAAATCCCGAAGGTGATAGGAGGGGACCTGGCGATGACCGCCCTCTTCCAGGTGATCTCCTCCGACGCCTACCTGGAGAAGATCGTGCCGGACCATTTCGGGAGCAAGCCGCTTTCCCTGCCCGACTGGAAGCTGATCGGCGCGGAAGCCGTGGTCATAGGGAAGGTGGAGATGCGCGGAAAACAGATGGCCGTCGAGATGCGTCTTTACGATTCGACTCTGGGGAAATTGATGGCGGGGAGGCGCTACACCGGCTCACCCCACCTGTTCCGCAAGATGGCGCACAGGTTCGCGAACGAGATCCTTTACGCCTTCACCGGCGTGCGGGGGATTTTCGACACGGAAATCGCTTTCAGCGCGACGCCGGAGAAAGGACGGGGGAAGGAAATATACGCCGTAGGGCTCGACGGGGCGGACCTGCGCAAGATCACGCAGAACCGCAGCTACAACCTGTTTCCACGCTGGTCGCCTGACGGCGGCACGCTTGCATACACTTCCTTAAAGACGGGAACCCCTGTCATCTACCTGCGGGACCTGGAGCAGGGATCCGAAAAGGCTGTTGTACAGTTCGGCAACACGAAGTCGCCCGGCTGTTTTTCCCCCGACGGAAACTCCCTCTTCGTGTCGGTCAGCGTGAAGGGAGATACCGACATCTACCGCGTCCGCCTCGGCAATATCTCTCACGAGAAGATCGTGGAAGGATACGGAATCGAGATCTCCCCATCGGTATCCCCCGACGGGAAAAAAATGGCGTTCGTTTCCAGCAGGAGCGGCTCGCCCCAGGTATATGTCCGGGACATCGGTTCATCGAACGACCACCGCATCTCTCATGCCGGGAGCTATTCCACTTCGCCGTGCTGGTCCCCCATGGGCGACCGGATCGCCTTCACATCCATGGCCGGGGGAAAGTTCTCGATATACACCGTCCGTCCGGACGGCAGCGACCAGCAGCTCCTCGTTTCCGGGGACGGAGACTGCGCCGATCCCTCCTACTCTCCTGACGGCCGGTACGTGGTTTACAGCTTTCAGAAAAAAGGATATTCTACGGTCAAAATCATCTCCGCAGACGGCCGGTGGGGGAAAACGCTTGTTTCAGGGCTTTCAGGGGCGGGCTCTCCTGCATGGTCTCCACGAAGATAA
- a CDS encoding rubredoxin translates to MKRYICANCGYIYEPEKGDPLSAIPPGTAFEDLPEAWVCPICYAPKSQFDELD, encoded by the coding sequence ATCAAACGGTATATCTGCGCGAACTGCGGCTACATCTACGAACCGGAGAAGGGGGATCCCTTGAGCGCAATTCCTCCGGGGACGGCGTTCGAGGACCTCCCGGAAGCCTGGGTGTGCCCCATCTGCTACGCCCCGAAATCCCAGTTCGACGAGCTGGACTAA
- a CDS encoding citrate (Si)-synthase: MEKASLKEKLFEKIQAHRPRITKLVKEQGKILIDQVTIEQCIGGARDVRTLVTDVSYLDPHEGIRFRGKTIPETFAALPKVPGSEYPYVEGFWYFLMTGDVPTLEQTLAVVEDFKARAKVPQYVFDILRAMPRDTHPMTMFSAGILAMQRESLFVKRYNQGMKKTEYWDPMYEDCTNLMAKLPEIAAYIYRMKYKSDTPIAPDPKLDLGGNFAHMMGFPKPYDDVARMYFILHSDHESGNVSAHTTHLVASALSDAYYSLSAGINGLAGPLHGLANQEVLGWCQGVFQKLGGKLPTDEELKKFLWDTLNSGQVIPGYGHAVLRKTDPRYVSQMEFCLKNLPDYPLFKLVNQIYKIAPDVLREHGKAKNPWPNVDAQSGVIQWYYGLTEYDFYTVLFGVGRALGVLTNITWDRALGYAIERPKSVTTDMLEKWAAEGGRKLS; the protein is encoded by the coding sequence ATGGAAAAAGCTTCCCTGAAGGAAAAGTTGTTCGAGAAGATCCAGGCCCACCGTCCCCGCATCACCAAGCTCGTCAAGGAACAGGGAAAAATCCTCATCGACCAGGTCACCATCGAGCAGTGCATCGGTGGAGCGCGCGACGTCCGTACGCTCGTGACCGACGTCTCCTACCTCGATCCGCACGAGGGTATCCGGTTCCGCGGGAAGACGATCCCCGAGACGTTCGCCGCCCTTCCCAAGGTCCCCGGCTCCGAATATCCGTACGTGGAAGGCTTCTGGTACTTCCTCATGACCGGCGACGTTCCGACGTTGGAGCAGACGCTGGCGGTCGTGGAGGACTTCAAGGCCCGGGCGAAGGTTCCCCAGTACGTGTTCGACATCCTCCGCGCGATGCCGCGCGACACGCACCCGATGACGATGTTCTCCGCCGGCATCCTGGCGATGCAGCGGGAATCCCTCTTCGTCAAGAGGTACAACCAGGGGATGAAGAAGACCGAGTACTGGGACCCGATGTACGAGGACTGCACCAACCTGATGGCGAAGCTCCCGGAAATAGCGGCCTACATCTACCGCATGAAGTACAAGAGCGACACCCCGATCGCGCCGGATCCGAAGCTCGACCTGGGCGGCAACTTCGCCCACATGATGGGATTCCCCAAGCCGTATGACGATGTCGCCCGGATGTACTTTATCCTCCACTCCGACCACGAGTCGGGCAACGTTTCCGCCCACACCACGCATCTTGTGGCCTCGGCGCTGTCCGATGCCTACTACTCCCTCTCGGCCGGCATCAACGGCCTGGCGGGTCCGCTCCACGGCCTGGCGAACCAGGAAGTGCTCGGGTGGTGCCAGGGCGTGTTCCAGAAGCTGGGCGGGAAGCTTCCGACCGACGAGGAACTCAAGAAGTTCCTGTGGGATACCCTCAACAGCGGACAAGTCATTCCCGGGTACGGCCACGCGGTGCTCCGCAAGACCGACCCGCGGTACGTGTCCCAGATGGAGTTCTGCCTGAAGAACCTGCCGGACTACCCGCTGTTCAAGCTCGTGAACCAGATCTACAAGATCGCGCCGGACGTTCTCCGCGAGCACGGGAAGGCGAAGAACCCGTGGCCGAACGTCGACGCGCAGTCGGGCGTCATCCAGTGGTACTACGGCCTCACCGAGTACGACTTCTACACCGTGCTCTTCGGCGTAGGCCGGGCCCTCGGCGTTCTCACCAACATCACGTGGGACCGGGCGCTTGGGTACGCGATCGAGCGGCCCAAGTCCGTCACCACGGACATGCTGGAGAAATGGGCGGCTGAAGGAGGCCGGAAGCTGTCCTGA
- the tolQ gene encoding protein TolQ — MDTRVFQHVLLAGPIVKLVLLMLIVFSVVSWAIIFLKFRLFKGIDKNQADFVKSFAEGKSLSVLYELAEKSERTPLTEVFRTGYQELTRIQRGRGPEAPIGGRGGASFPMDNIERAMRKAANEETALMESYLPFLATTGSATPFIGLFGTVWGIMNAFSGIATTGSATLATVAPGIAEALIATAAGLAAAIPSVMAYNYFVNRVRAVATRIDSFTIEFVNFLERNVDKV, encoded by the coding sequence ATGGACACGAGAGTGTTCCAGCATGTCCTGCTCGCCGGTCCGATCGTAAAGCTCGTCCTTTTGATGCTCATCGTTTTTTCCGTCGTTTCCTGGGCGATCATCTTCCTGAAATTCCGGCTTTTCAAGGGGATCGACAAGAACCAGGCGGATTTCGTCAAGTCGTTCGCGGAGGGGAAGAGCCTATCTGTACTGTACGAACTGGCGGAGAAGTCGGAGCGGACGCCGCTGACCGAGGTGTTCCGCACCGGATACCAGGAACTGACGCGGATCCAGCGGGGCCGCGGCCCGGAAGCCCCGATCGGCGGGCGCGGCGGGGCGTCCTTCCCGATGGACAACATAGAGCGGGCGATGAGGAAAGCCGCCAATGAAGAAACCGCCCTGATGGAATCGTACTTGCCGTTTCTCGCGACCACGGGCAGCGCGACGCCGTTCATCGGATTGTTCGGGACCGTGTGGGGCATCATGAACGCATTTTCAGGAATCGCGACCACGGGGAGCGCGACGCTCGCCACGGTCGCCCCCGGCATCGCCGAGGCGCTCATCGCAACGGCTGCAGGCCTTGCCGCGGCGATACCGTCGGTCATGGCGTATAATTATTTCGTGAACAGGGTACGCGCGGTGGCGACCCGGATCGACAGCTTCACCATCGAGTTCGTAAACTTCCTCGAGCGCAACGTCGACAAGGTGTAG